A genomic region of Actinopolymorpha sp. NPDC004070 contains the following coding sequences:
- a CDS encoding pyridoxamine 5'-phosphate oxidase family protein, protein MALSVNERQEFLAKPHVAALAVDAEDGRGPLVVPIWYQYEPGGEAWVLTGVNSRKARLIEAAGRFSLMVERVQPSVRYVSVEGPVTRTSPMTDEQLEEMARRYLPPEVVKGYLELAKAEHGEQLVVAMRPERWLSSDLGSF, encoded by the coding sequence ATGGCACTGTCTGTGAACGAACGTCAAGAGTTCCTTGCCAAGCCGCACGTCGCCGCGCTGGCGGTGGACGCCGAAGACGGTCGCGGGCCCCTGGTGGTCCCGATCTGGTATCAGTACGAGCCGGGCGGCGAGGCCTGGGTGCTGACCGGAGTCAACTCCCGCAAGGCGCGGTTGATCGAGGCCGCCGGCCGGTTCTCGCTGATGGTCGAGCGGGTCCAGCCTTCGGTGCGCTACGTCTCGGTGGAGGGCCCCGTCACCCGGACCAGTCCGATGACCGACGAGCAGCTGGAGGAGATGGCCCGGCGATACCTCCCACCCGAGGTGGTGAAGGGCTACCTCGAGCTGGCGAAGGCCGAGCACGGAGAGCAGCTCGTGGTCGCGATGCGGCCGGAGCGCTGGCTGTCCTCCGACCTGGGTTCGTTCTGA
- a CDS encoding XdhC family protein, with amino-acid sequence MSGTGGHGDLRELLPVVLSWLDAGRRCAVATVVATFDSAPRDVGAAMAVTSDGAVVGSVSGGCVEAAVYDRALAVLADGRPVLERYAVSDEDAFAAGLTCGGTIEVLVEPADPALLRRLDAAVRTPEPVASVTVVSGAEPAGTRLLVSTGNTYGSLPNPGEQAAQGLVAEVRTMLAEGESGIRHLPSAEPLTVLVQAYLPPARMLVFGATDFAAAVTSAGAFLGYRVTVCDARPVFATAERVPDAAEVVVDWPHRYLAREDAAGRLDRRTVVCVLTHDPKFDVPLLELALRGPAAYVGLLGSRRTADDRLTRLRERGLTDAELRRLSAPIGLDLGGRTPAETAISVAAEIVACRRGGSGRRLTHTAGPIHDRPTHDRPTQDRPTQDRPTQDRTASL; translated from the coding sequence ATGAGCGGGACAGGCGGGCACGGGGACCTTCGAGAGCTGCTTCCGGTCGTGCTGAGCTGGCTGGACGCGGGCCGACGGTGCGCGGTGGCGACGGTCGTGGCCACGTTCGACAGTGCTCCCCGCGACGTCGGCGCCGCCATGGCGGTCACCTCGGACGGCGCGGTGGTCGGCAGCGTGTCCGGCGGCTGCGTCGAGGCCGCGGTGTACGACCGGGCGCTGGCGGTGCTGGCCGACGGCCGGCCCGTCCTGGAGCGGTACGCCGTCAGCGACGAGGACGCCTTCGCGGCCGGCCTGACCTGCGGCGGAACCATCGAGGTTCTGGTCGAACCCGCCGACCCGGCGCTGCTCCGCAGGCTCGACGCGGCCGTTCGTACGCCGGAGCCGGTGGCGAGCGTGACGGTGGTCAGCGGTGCCGAGCCGGCCGGAACGCGGCTGCTGGTCTCCACGGGGAACACGTACGGTTCGCTGCCCAATCCCGGCGAGCAGGCGGCGCAGGGGCTGGTTGCCGAGGTTCGCACGATGCTCGCCGAGGGCGAGTCCGGGATCCGGCACCTCCCTTCGGCGGAACCGCTCACCGTCCTCGTCCAGGCGTACCTCCCGCCGGCCCGGATGCTCGTGTTCGGCGCCACCGACTTCGCCGCCGCGGTGACCTCGGCCGGTGCGTTCCTCGGCTACCGCGTGACCGTCTGCGACGCCCGACCCGTCTTCGCCACCGCCGAACGCGTGCCCGACGCGGCCGAGGTCGTCGTCGACTGGCCGCACAGGTACCTGGCGCGGGAGGACGCCGCCGGCCGGCTGGACCGGCGCACCGTGGTCTGCGTACTCACCCACGACCCGAAGTTCGACGTGCCGTTGCTCGAGCTCGCGCTGCGCGGCCCGGCGGCCTACGTGGGCCTGCTCGGCAGCCGGCGGACGGCCGACGACCGCCTGACCCGGCTGCGCGAGCGCGGGCTCACCGACGCCGAACTCCGCCGGCTGTCCGCGCCGATCGGGCTCGACCTCGGTGGCCGTACGCCGGCGGAGACGGCGATCTCGGTGGCGGCGGAGATCGTCGCCTGCCGCCGCGGCGGTTCCGGACGGCGGCTCACCCACACCGCCGGCCCGATCCACGACCGGCCGACCCACGACCGGCCGACCCAGGACCGGCCGACCCAGGACCGGCCGACCCAGGACCGGACGGCCTCGCTCTGA
- a CDS encoding Gfo/Idh/MocA family oxidoreductase has protein sequence MTHTDPRTTKPLKFAAVGLDHGHILGLVHGLIEAGAECAGLWSETDTPHTAALAERAPQIPRVAEADELLTDPDIALIVTAAVPVRRAGIAVAAMRNGKDVVADKPGAITLDQLAEVKTAVAETGRFWSVAFSERTASRATVHARRLIEEGAIGQVVQTMGTGPHHLRPHTRPSWTFDPGLAGGILADIASHQVDQFLYLTGSTTAEVVSSTVGNFAHPEYPEFEDFGEVVLRSPNAHGYARVDWYTPDGLGVWGDGRLTVLGTEGYIEVRKNIDLLGRPGGDHLFLVNGKDTQYLDSGDVELPYFPAILDDVVRRGDTAIPQDLVFTATELALTAQANATRVGGLR, from the coding sequence ATGACGCACACCGACCCACGTACGACCAAGCCGTTGAAGTTCGCCGCCGTCGGCCTCGACCACGGTCACATCCTCGGTCTCGTGCACGGCCTGATCGAGGCGGGTGCGGAGTGCGCCGGCCTATGGAGTGAGACCGACACCCCGCACACGGCGGCGCTGGCCGAGCGGGCTCCGCAGATCCCCCGCGTGGCCGAGGCGGACGAGCTCCTCACCGACCCTGACATCGCGCTGATCGTCACCGCCGCCGTCCCCGTCCGCCGGGCCGGGATCGCGGTCGCGGCGATGCGCAACGGCAAGGACGTGGTGGCGGACAAACCGGGCGCCATCACCCTGGACCAGCTCGCCGAGGTGAAGACGGCGGTGGCCGAGACCGGACGCTTCTGGTCGGTGGCGTTCTCCGAGCGCACCGCGTCCAGGGCGACCGTGCACGCCCGCCGGCTGATCGAGGAGGGCGCGATCGGGCAGGTCGTCCAGACCATGGGGACGGGCCCCCACCACCTGCGCCCGCACACCCGCCCGTCGTGGACCTTCGACCCGGGGCTGGCCGGCGGCATCCTCGCCGACATCGCGTCCCACCAGGTCGACCAGTTCCTCTACCTCACCGGCTCGACCACCGCCGAGGTGGTGTCGTCGACGGTCGGCAACTTCGCCCACCCGGAGTACCCCGAGTTCGAGGACTTCGGTGAGGTCGTACTGCGCAGCCCGAACGCCCACGGCTACGCCCGGGTCGACTGGTACACCCCCGACGGGCTTGGCGTCTGGGGCGACGGCCGGCTCACCGTGCTCGGCACGGAGGGCTACATCGAGGTACGCAAGAACATCGACCTGCTCGGCCGGCCGGGTGGCGACCACCTGTTCCTGGTCAACGGCAAGGACACGCAGTACCTCGACAGCGGCGACGTCGAGCTGCCGTACTTCCCGGCCATCCTCGACGACGTCGTGCGACGCGGCGACACCGCGATCCCCCAGGACCTGGTGTTCACCGCGACCGAGCTGGCGCTCACCGCCCAGGCCAACGCCACGCGCGTGGGCGGCCTGCGCTGA
- a CDS encoding transposase — translation MWEDVLSRSDKSPGRGYGVYCGVDVGKSEHHACALDPAGNRLYDRPLPNDETASRWPAR, via the coding sequence ATGTGGGAGGACGTGTTGTCCCGATCCGACAAGAGCCCCGGCCGAGGCTACGGGGTGTACTGCGGGGTGGATGTCGGTAAGAGCGAGCACCACGCGTGCGCGCTGGACCCGGCCGGGAACCGGCTCTACGACCGGCCTCTGCCCAACGACGAGACTGCATCGCGGTGGCCCGCTCGCTGA
- a CDS encoding CYTH and CHAD domain-containing protein: MRHLEVERKYDVEPDFILPDLSSATGAASVDEPVEHELDATYYDTDDLHLSRHRVTLRRRTGGHDAGWHLKRPAGAGGDAEHHGARTELRAPLDEGEGGEAARPPRAFAEELRALTRGHPLRPVAGIRTRRLERVLRSGSGEALAEVSDDHVTAHTYGAEVTAREWREVEVELVEGSADLLDAAERLLLDAGARPAAFGSKLARTLDLRRPSAHGAPRSGSGSGSDEERAWSAVATYIADQRDAIVTLDPDVRRGDPEAVHKMRVACRRLRSTLRTFRPFLDRARTDPLGVELRWLAGELGLLRDSQVQAERLRTAVEAEPTELVIGPVDRRISDHFATEEAQARERVATALDSPRYFALLDALEALVDATAGQEAGAAELRKRARKALRRVDRRLDRAAALSAHPEATPSVTPPLPGVVRDRSTALHEARKAAKRARYAAEALSAVGGKDARRLVKELKRMQKVLGAHQDSIVARQTLREAGVRAHLDHENAFTYGLLHAREQAAAERVLEDLPAVERSIRRRKTRRWLG, translated from the coding sequence ATGCGTCATCTGGAAGTGGAACGCAAGTACGACGTCGAGCCGGACTTCATCCTGCCGGATCTGTCCTCGGCCACCGGAGCGGCCTCGGTCGACGAGCCCGTCGAGCACGAGCTGGACGCGACCTACTACGACACCGACGACCTGCACCTGTCCCGGCATCGGGTGACGCTTCGCCGCCGCACCGGCGGTCACGACGCCGGCTGGCACCTCAAGCGACCGGCCGGTGCCGGGGGAGACGCCGAGCATCACGGTGCGCGGACCGAGCTGAGAGCCCCGCTCGACGAGGGCGAGGGCGGCGAAGCTGCCAGGCCGCCGCGGGCGTTCGCGGAGGAGCTCCGCGCATTGACCCGGGGGCACCCGCTGCGCCCGGTGGCGGGGATCCGCACCCGGCGGCTCGAACGCGTCCTGCGTTCCGGCTCCGGCGAAGCCCTCGCCGAGGTCAGCGACGACCACGTGACGGCACACACCTACGGCGCCGAGGTGACCGCACGCGAGTGGCGGGAGGTGGAGGTCGAGCTCGTCGAGGGCTCGGCCGACCTGCTCGACGCCGCCGAGCGGCTTCTGCTGGACGCGGGTGCGCGGCCGGCCGCGTTCGGGTCCAAGCTGGCCCGCACGCTCGACCTCCGGCGGCCGAGTGCGCACGGTGCCCCGCGGTCAGGAAGTGGCTCGGGCAGCGACGAGGAGCGCGCGTGGTCGGCCGTCGCGACGTACATCGCCGACCAGCGGGACGCCATCGTCACCCTCGATCCGGACGTACGACGTGGCGATCCGGAGGCAGTGCACAAGATGCGCGTCGCCTGCCGGCGGCTGCGGAGCACGCTGCGCACGTTCCGGCCGTTCCTCGACCGCGCACGCACCGACCCCCTCGGCGTGGAGCTGCGCTGGCTCGCCGGCGAGCTGGGGCTGCTCCGCGACAGCCAGGTGCAGGCCGAGCGCCTGCGCACCGCCGTCGAGGCCGAGCCCACCGAGCTCGTGATCGGCCCGGTCGACCGGCGGATCAGCGACCACTTCGCGACCGAGGAGGCGCAGGCCCGCGAACGCGTCGCCACCGCGCTGGACAGCCCGCGCTACTTCGCACTGCTGGACGCCCTGGAGGCTCTGGTGGACGCCACTGCGGGTCAGGAGGCCGGCGCGGCCGAGCTGCGGAAGCGCGCACGCAAGGCGCTACGCCGGGTCGACCGCCGGCTCGACCGTGCCGCCGCCCTGTCCGCCCACCCCGAAGCCACGCCCTCGGTGACCCCGCCCCTTCCCGGCGTGGTCCGGGACCGGTCGACCGCGCTGCACGAGGCGCGAAAGGCGGCGAAGCGGGCGCGGTACGCCGCGGAGGCGCTCAGCGCCGTCGGCGGCAAGGACGCCCGCCGACTGGTGAAGGAGCTCAAGCGGATGCAGAAGGTGCTCGGCGCCCACCAGGACAGCATCGTCGCCCGGCAGACGCTCCGCGAGGCCGGCGTACGCGCGCACCTCGACCACGAGAACGCCTTCACCTACGGGCTGTTGCACGCCCGTGAGCAGGCCGCCGCCGAACGCGTCCTCGAGGACCTGCCCGCGGTGGAGCGGTCGATCCGGCGCAGGAAGACGAGGCGCTGGCTCGGCTGA
- a CDS encoding carbohydrate ABC transporter permease, with amino-acid sequence MSAVVGSRRETSNNTTSRGTRRNPLGRGGLYVLLVVVGLVAVIPIYWLLSASVTPSGEIFQFQWFPLHWVWDNYPAAWASAPFGRFYVNSIVVTLAGALIQICVAVLSSYAFAYLRFPAKNLVFLIFLGAMMVPGAVVLLPNYLTIANLGWVNTYAGLVIPGVGSVFAMFLLRQHMMTLPGEVSEAAKVDGAGHLRILWSIILPMSRPMVVTVVVIALVEKWNDFIWPLVATSTDSMRTLPVGLLMLKNVEGFTNWGAVMAATVFVVLPPLVVFFFAQRQIIAGLTQGATKG; translated from the coding sequence ATGAGCGCCGTGGTCGGAAGCCGACGCGAGACGAGCAACAACACGACCAGCCGGGGCACTCGGCGCAACCCTCTCGGCCGCGGCGGCCTGTACGTCCTGCTGGTGGTGGTCGGGCTGGTGGCCGTCATCCCGATCTACTGGCTGCTCAGCGCCTCGGTCACCCCGTCGGGAGAGATCTTCCAATTCCAGTGGTTCCCGCTGCACTGGGTGTGGGACAACTACCCCGCCGCCTGGGCGTCGGCGCCGTTCGGCCGGTTCTACGTCAACTCGATCGTGGTCACCCTGGCCGGTGCGCTGATTCAGATCTGCGTCGCGGTGTTGTCGTCGTACGCGTTCGCCTACCTGCGCTTCCCGGCCAAGAACCTCGTGTTCCTGATCTTCCTGGGCGCGATGATGGTGCCCGGCGCGGTCGTACTCCTGCCCAACTACCTCACGATCGCCAACCTCGGCTGGGTCAACACCTACGCCGGGCTGGTCATCCCCGGAGTGGGCAGCGTGTTCGCGATGTTCCTGCTGCGCCAGCACATGATGACGCTGCCGGGAGAGGTGAGCGAGGCGGCCAAGGTCGACGGCGCCGGCCACCTGCGGATCCTGTGGAGCATCATCCTGCCGATGTCGCGTCCGATGGTCGTGACGGTCGTCGTCATCGCGCTGGTGGAGAAGTGGAACGACTTCATCTGGCCGCTGGTCGCCACGAGCACCGACTCGATGCGGACCCTGCCGGTCGGACTGCTGATGCTGAAGAACGTCGAGGGTTTCACCAACTGGGGTGCGGTGATGGCGGCGACGGTGTTCGTCGTCCTGCCGCCGCTGGTGGTGTTCTTCTTCGCGCAGCGGCAGATCATCGCGGGGCTCACCCAGGGCGCAACGAAGGGTTGA
- a CDS encoding aldo/keto reductase, whose translation MEFTHLGRTGLKVSRLCLGTMNFGPHTTEADSHAIMDAAHDKGVNFFDTANVYGGAENKGSTETIVGNWFAQGGGRRERTVLATKVYGDMGDWPNEGRLSALNLRRALDASLKRLQTDYIDLYQFHHVDRETPWEEIWQALDVAVQQGKILYVGSSNFAGWHIAQAQEAAARRNFVGLVSEQSKYNLLARAVELEVLPAAQHYGLGVIPWSPLAGGLLGGVLRKENEGKRRQQAEAIQKHRPQLEAYENLAAELGHEPGDVALAWLLAQPAVTAPIIGPRTMEQLDAAERALDVRLDDKTLDRLNEIFPGHRTAPEDYAW comes from the coding sequence ATGGAATTCACTCACCTCGGTCGTACCGGCCTCAAGGTCAGCCGACTCTGCCTGGGCACGATGAACTTCGGTCCGCACACGACAGAGGCTGACTCGCACGCGATCATGGACGCCGCGCACGACAAGGGCGTCAACTTCTTCGACACCGCCAACGTCTACGGCGGCGCGGAGAACAAGGGCAGCACCGAGACGATCGTCGGCAACTGGTTCGCCCAGGGCGGTGGCCGCCGCGAGCGCACCGTGCTGGCCACCAAGGTCTACGGCGACATGGGCGACTGGCCGAACGAGGGCCGGCTGTCCGCGCTGAACCTCCGCCGCGCGCTCGACGCCAGCCTCAAGCGGCTGCAGACGGACTACATCGACCTGTACCAGTTCCACCACGTCGACCGGGAAACGCCGTGGGAGGAGATCTGGCAGGCCCTCGACGTGGCCGTCCAGCAGGGCAAGATCCTCTACGTCGGCAGCAGCAACTTCGCCGGCTGGCACATCGCACAGGCCCAGGAGGCCGCTGCGCGCCGCAACTTCGTCGGCCTGGTCAGCGAGCAGTCGAAGTACAACCTGCTCGCCCGCGCGGTCGAGCTCGAGGTGCTGCCGGCCGCCCAGCACTACGGCCTCGGCGTCATCCCGTGGTCGCCGCTGGCAGGTGGACTGCTCGGCGGTGTTCTCCGCAAGGAGAACGAGGGCAAGCGCCGCCAGCAGGCCGAGGCGATCCAGAAGCACCGGCCGCAGCTGGAGGCGTACGAGAACCTCGCCGCCGAGCTCGGACACGAGCCCGGCGACGTGGCCCTGGCCTGGCTGCTCGCGCAGCCTGCCGTGACCGCGCCGATCATCGGGCCGCGCACGATGGAGCAGCTCGACGCCGCCGAGCGCGCGCTGGACGTCCGGCTGGACGACAAGACGCTCGACCGGCTGAACGAGATCTTCCCCGGACACCGCACCGCGCCCGAGGACTACGCCTGGTAG
- a CDS encoding SDR family NAD(P)-dependent oxidoreductase: protein MNHNDNKSTHPGDRVVVLTGAGTGIGRATAREFAAMGAHVVAVGRRPRRCGRPPPTVHASGLSSPTSPPTRPRTGSCTKPSRPTAGSTCWSTTPTIVGSGSLGSFTPTSIGPQLATNLVAPILLTQAALPALETAGGVVVNVSTSIGRRAWPGNSVHAATKTALELLTRSWAVELAPRGVRVVVLDERIAAQTRARDRLAAALRRVR from the coding sequence ATGAACCACAACGACAACAAGTCAACGCACCCAGGTGACCGGGTGGTCGTGCTGACGGGGGCGGGTACGGGCATCGGCCGGGCGACCGCCCGGGAGTTCGCGGCGATGGGAGCGCACGTCGTCGCGGTCGGGCGTCGGCCGAGGCGCTGCGGACGACCGCCGCCGACAGTCCACGCATCCGGCCTCTCGTCGCCGACATCACCGCCGACGAGGCCCCGGACCGGATCGTGCACGAAGCCGTCGCGTCCTACGGCCGGCTCGACGTGCTGGTCAACAACGCCGACGATCGTCGGAAGTGGCTCACTCGGCTCCTTCACACCCACGTCGATCGGTCCGCAACTGGCGACCAACCTGGTGGCACCGATCCTGCTCACCCAGGCCGCCCTGCCGGCGCTGGAGACCGCCGGTGGTGTCGTCGTGAACGTCAGCACGTCGATCGGTCGACGAGCCTGGCCCGGCAACTCCGTCCACGCGGCGACCAAGACCGCCCTGGAGTTGCTCACCCGCAGCTGGGCGGTCGAGCTCGCACCGCGCGGCGTGCGGGTGGTCGTGCTCGACGAACGCATCGCCGCCCAGACCCGGGCCCGCGACCGGCTGGCGGCGGCGCTGCGCAGGGTCCGCTGA
- a CDS encoding sugar ABC transporter permease, producing the protein MRRREYLLFLAFVAPNVVLLGVFAYWPVVYNGYLSLTSWDLLSPTKPFVGLANYADMFTDPDFYSVLVRTVLFSGVVVVVSMVAGLAIALLLNQALGGRNFVRTMSFAPHILSGAAIGTIWLFIFDPSYGLLKALLTPLGVASPAWMTDSAWALPGLIIVYLWKNLGFVAVVYLAGLQGLPTDLYEAARIDGAGAWTLFRRLTLPLLSPVTFFIAITSVIGTFQAFDIIAIMTGGGPGDATTTLSWYVYQQAFQALDAGHAGAGAIVMFVILLAITGAQARFMERRVHYR; encoded by the coding sequence GTGCGGCGCCGCGAGTACCTCCTGTTCCTCGCGTTCGTGGCGCCGAACGTCGTCCTGCTGGGGGTCTTCGCGTACTGGCCCGTGGTCTACAACGGCTATCTCAGCCTGACGAGCTGGGACCTGCTGTCCCCGACCAAGCCGTTCGTCGGCCTGGCCAACTACGCCGACATGTTCACCGACCCCGACTTCTACTCCGTGCTCGTGCGGACGGTGCTGTTCTCCGGTGTGGTCGTGGTGGTGAGCATGGTCGCGGGCCTCGCGATCGCGCTGCTGCTCAACCAGGCGCTGGGCGGGCGAAACTTCGTCCGCACGATGTCGTTCGCGCCACACATCCTGAGCGGCGCGGCGATCGGCACGATCTGGCTGTTCATCTTCGACCCCAGCTACGGCCTGCTGAAGGCGCTGCTCACCCCGCTCGGGGTCGCCTCGCCGGCCTGGATGACCGACTCCGCGTGGGCGCTGCCCGGCCTGATCATCGTGTATCTGTGGAAGAACCTCGGCTTCGTCGCGGTCGTCTACCTCGCCGGACTCCAGGGCCTGCCCACCGACCTGTACGAAGCGGCCCGCATCGACGGGGCGGGTGCGTGGACGTTGTTCCGCCGGCTCACCCTGCCGCTGCTGTCGCCGGTGACGTTCTTCATCGCCATCACCAGCGTCATCGGCACCTTCCAGGCGTTCGACATCATCGCGATCATGACCGGCGGCGGTCCGGGTGACGCGACGACAACCCTGTCCTGGTACGTCTACCAGCAGGCCTTCCAGGCGCTCGACGCCGGGCACGCGGGCGCCGGGGCGATCGTGATGTTCGTGATCCTGTTGGCCATCACCGGTGCACAGGCGCGGTTCATGGAACGAAGGGTGCACTACCGATGA
- a CDS encoding phosphotransferase, with protein sequence MDAVTSRARRLVQDLNARTGLDLRLVGPAGHGEVSEAVFVRRPDGRDGVLSRSTAPVGFLRHIGDVLEFARERGAPVPRHELVTEVSEGAVILQERLPGAPPGHVTADVVDAIVAANERLAGVLASRSEVHVPELHLRESGDGWCLHETLDRYDDRSRRLVGWIREVGGASPTHLSGDDLVHLDLVPGNVLLDPAGTRGSVGPVSGIVDWAGLGRGDRRFALLKLRFYCAFLLATRPTGGPSVEPEAIVRLDEILDRQLDPAMLRAYWAHTSLSLVDWALRHGPREHAEHYLDIALSRISS encoded by the coding sequence GTGGATGCGGTGACGAGCAGGGCGCGGCGACTCGTCCAGGACCTCAACGCGCGGACCGGGCTGGACCTCCGGCTCGTCGGGCCCGCCGGGCACGGCGAGGTCAGTGAGGCCGTTTTCGTACGCCGGCCGGACGGGCGGGACGGCGTACTCTCCCGCTCGACCGCGCCCGTCGGCTTCCTACGTCACATCGGCGACGTGCTCGAGTTCGCCCGCGAGCGCGGCGCACCGGTGCCCCGGCACGAACTCGTCACCGAGGTGTCCGAGGGCGCCGTCATCCTCCAGGAGCGCCTGCCAGGCGCACCGCCCGGCCACGTCACGGCAGACGTGGTCGACGCGATCGTCGCGGCGAACGAACGCCTGGCGGGGGTTCTCGCCAGCCGGTCCGAGGTCCACGTTCCCGAGCTACATCTGCGGGAGAGCGGCGACGGCTGGTGCCTGCACGAGACGCTCGACCGGTACGACGACCGGAGCCGCCGCCTGGTGGGGTGGATCCGGGAGGTCGGCGGAGCATCGCCGACGCACCTGTCCGGTGACGACCTGGTGCACCTGGATCTCGTACCCGGCAACGTCCTCCTCGATCCGGCGGGCACCCGTGGCAGCGTCGGACCGGTCAGCGGCATCGTCGACTGGGCCGGTCTCGGGCGTGGTGACCGGCGTTTCGCCCTGCTGAAGCTGAGGTTCTACTGCGCATTCCTGCTGGCCACCAGGCCGACCGGCGGCCCGTCGGTCGAGCCGGAGGCCATCGTCCGCCTGGACGAGATCCTCGACCGGCAGCTGGACCCGGCGATGCTGCGCGCGTACTGGGCACACACGAGCCTGAGCCTGGTCGACTGGGCCCTCCGCCACGGGCCTCGCGAGCATGCCGAGCACTACCTCGACATCGCCCTGTCCCGGATCAGCTCCTGA
- a CDS encoding ABC transporter substrate-binding protein has protein sequence MTGNDMSRWSRRGFLATLGGVGMGALAGCGGSAYTQVIGATPREYRGRTHVVAWHSFGGILQEALQKLIDEFNQSQNGIFVEAQFQGSYEQTMQKVAAAIIAKQIPDLAVFSEITWRKMHLADALEPVNSYFDDRLGPHTYIDQFIEEGTVQGRTWWIPFARSTPLFYYNKQIFSRAGLPARAPRSWEEFREWAPAMMKVKGKGGTPKAFAMGGTYASWYFQNNVWVWGGNFSKGLDISIGDEPALAAGRWMVDFIRKDRAAYLSQTPDIDFGQGVTACTVLSTGSLKNTSELAKAGGFEIGTGFLPEHEGAFGCPTGGSGFGILRDAPAERKQAAFEFLRFLAQPAKSAQWTMASGYLPVVKAAQKDPKLVALTKQDDNFSTALRQLPKTKPQDLVRPLVSNAGYMMDVGLQKLYSSTESVDAVFGRLQKQLQSRADLIEESYTKHYK, from the coding sequence ATGACGGGGAACGACATGTCGCGGTGGAGCCGCCGCGGCTTCCTGGCCACGCTCGGCGGAGTGGGAATGGGCGCGCTCGCCGGCTGCGGGGGCAGTGCCTACACCCAGGTCATCGGCGCCACGCCGCGCGAGTATCGCGGGCGTACCCACGTCGTCGCCTGGCACTCCTTCGGCGGGATCCTGCAGGAAGCGCTGCAGAAGCTGATAGACGAGTTCAACCAGTCGCAGAACGGCATCTTCGTCGAGGCGCAGTTCCAGGGCAGCTACGAGCAGACGATGCAGAAGGTCGCGGCGGCGATCATCGCCAAACAGATTCCCGACCTGGCGGTCTTCTCCGAGATCACCTGGCGCAAGATGCACCTGGCCGACGCACTGGAGCCGGTGAACTCCTACTTCGACGACCGGCTGGGCCCGCACACCTACATCGACCAGTTCATCGAGGAGGGCACGGTCCAAGGCAGAACGTGGTGGATACCGTTCGCCCGGAGCACGCCGCTCTTCTACTACAACAAGCAGATCTTCTCCCGGGCTGGGCTTCCCGCGCGGGCGCCCCGCAGCTGGGAGGAGTTCCGCGAGTGGGCGCCGGCGATGATGAAGGTGAAGGGCAAGGGCGGTACGCCCAAGGCGTTCGCGATGGGCGGCACCTACGCCAGCTGGTACTTCCAGAACAACGTCTGGGTCTGGGGCGGCAATTTCTCCAAGGGCCTGGACATCAGCATCGGCGACGAGCCGGCGCTGGCAGCCGGCCGGTGGATGGTCGACTTCATCCGCAAGGACCGTGCCGCCTACCTCTCCCAGACGCCGGACATCGACTTCGGCCAGGGCGTCACCGCGTGCACCGTACTCAGCACGGGCAGCCTGAAGAACACCTCCGAGCTGGCCAAGGCCGGGGGCTTCGAGATCGGCACCGGTTTCCTGCCCGAGCACGAGGGTGCCTTCGGTTGTCCCACCGGGGGCAGCGGGTTCGGGATCCTGCGGGACGCCCCGGCCGAGCGTAAGCAGGCGGCGTTCGAGTTCCTGCGGTTCCTCGCCCAGCCCGCGAAGTCGGCGCAGTGGACGATGGCCAGCGGTTACCTGCCGGTGGTGAAGGCGGCCCAGAAGGACCCCAAGCTGGTGGCGCTGACCAAGCAGGACGACAACTTCTCCACCGCCCTGCGGCAGCTGCCGAAGACCAAGCCGCAGGACCTCGTTCGCCCGCTGGTGTCCAACGCCGGTTACATGATGGACGTCGGCCTGCAGAAGCTGTACTCCTCCACCGAGTCGGTGGATGCGGTGTTCGGCCGGCTGCAGAAGCAGCTGCAGTCCAGGGCCGACCTGATCGAGGAGAGCTACACCAAGCACTACAAGTAG